Sequence from the Microbacterium sp. AZCO genome:
TGCCCGTGGCGCGCGCGGCAGCCAGCACGCGTGCCGCGACGGCGATGAGGGGAAGGTCGTAGGCGGGGAAGGGCCGGCGCTCGGGGTCGACGAGCACCCTCACCTCGTTCCACGCTTCACGCGTCTCGCCTCGCGCGAGCGCGAGCTCGCCGCTGATGAGGGCGAGACCGAGAGCGGCCTGCACATCGGGCTTGCCCTGCTGCCGCAGCGACGCGTGCCATCCGCGGAGAAGTCGCTCGGCGAGCGGCCGATCGCCCGACCACAGCGCGGCCTGCACCTTGAGGCGGCGCAGCGGCGCACTGAAGCCGATGGGGGCGTCGAGCTCGAGGGCGCGATCGAGCATCTCGTTCGCGCGCTCGGTCTGGCCGAGGGCGAAGAGCGGGCTGATGACGTTCGACAGGAGGATCGCTCCCGACGTGCGCTCGACTCCGCGCAGCCTCGCACGCTCGGCGCCCTCCTCGGCGGTGCGGACCGCCTCCTCATAGCGACCGAGCAGGTTGAGGGCATCCGACTGATTGACCCAGTAGCGCAGGCGTGCCGAATCGTTGCCGACAGCGAGCTCGCCGGCGAGAGCGAGGTCGGCGAGCCCGGCGTCGATGTCGCCTCCGGCAAGTCGGCAGAAGCCCCGGATGTTGGTGGCCACCGACATCCGCGGCCGGTTGTCGACCGCCGTCGCCTCGGCGAAGGCGCCGTCGGCCATGGCGATGGCTTCGTCGAAGCGGGCGATCAGCATGAGGCGCGCCGCGAGCTCGCCGAGCACGTTGGCACGCAGGACGCTGCGGGGCTGCCCCTCGAGCCCCGTGAGCGCCTGGCGCAGCAGATCGATCGAGCCCGTCAGCCCGATGTTGGCGAGGTAGGACGCCTTGTTGCGCAGCAGGAGCGCGTATTCGGGCGCGTCGGACGGGTCGCACAGCGAGATCGCCTCGTCGATCAGCGCGATCGCGCGCTCGCTCTCCCCCGCGTTGCGCAGGACGTAGGAGGTCTCGCCGAGCAGCTCGACCTTCGTGCGCTCGGCGAGCTCGCTCGCGTCGGGCACCTGGTCCCACAGTTCGATCGCCCGCTCGCCCATCGTCGCGGCGGTGGCGAACGCGAACGAGGCCCGCGCCTCCTGATAGGCGGAGATCGACGCGATGAAGGCCTCACGCGTGTTGTGGGCGGCCATCCAGTGATACGAGATCGCCGTCGCCTCGCCGGACTGCGCCATGAGGGCCTGCGCGTACCGCGTGTGGAAGCGGACGCGCTCGCCGGGCAGCAGCTGATCGTGGATCGCCTCCCGCACGAGCGCGTGCCGGAACGCGTAGGCCGTGCCGTCGACGACGAGGACGTTGGCCGCGATCGCCTCGCTGGCGGCGAGGTCGATGTCTTCGGGTGTGTCGTCGCACACGGCGACCAGCAGCTCGTGCTCGACGCGCACACCGCCGGCGGCGAGGAGCCGGAGCATGCGCTGCGACGAATCGGCGAGCTGGTCGTAGCGGGCCAGCAGGATGTCGCGGAGCGTGTCGGGGAAGCCGTCGATGGTAAGGGTGCCGCTGCAGCAGACCAGCTCCTCCACGAAGAAGGGCACGCCCTCGGTGCGCTCGTACACCTGCGCGAGCTCGTCTTCGTCGGGCTCGTGCTGGAGGATCGCCGTCGCGAGCTCGCGCACCTGCCGCCGGTCGAGCCGGGTGAGCTCGAGTCGCACGACGCGGCGATTGCGGTCGAACTCGGGCAGGAGCGCACGCAGACCGCTGCCGCGCTTCAGCTCGTCGCTGCGGAAGGTCAGCACGATCAGCAGGCGGGCGTCCTCGATGACCCGGATGAGGAAGCGCAGCATCCCGAGCGTCTGCGGATCGACCCAGTGCAGGTCTTCGATCACGAGGACGACGGGGCGCAGGGCGGCGACGTTCTCGAGCACCTCGGCGACCGCGTCGTAGAGCCGGTCGGCGCCACCGCGGACGGGCGATTCTCCCGTCGGCACGGTGCGACTCAGCTCGGGCAGGAGCAGGGCCAGCGCGTCGCGCGCCGGGCCGGAGGCGTCGAAGAGCGCCTCTTCGCCCACCTCCTGCGCGAGGGACCGGAGGGCGGAGAGGATCGGGGCGTACGGAGGGGCGTCGCGGTCGAAGTCGACGGACTGCCCGCGCAGCACGATCGCCTCCGCCGGAAGCGACCGCACGAATTCGCCCACGAGGCGCGTCTTGCCGATCCCCGCCTCGCCGCCGACGAGCACCGCCCGCGTGGAGCCCGCGATGCTGTCGGCGTAGGCGTCGCGCAGCCCCTCGAGGTCGTCCTCTCGGCCGACCAGCGAAGGGCTGACGGTGGCGCGCATGTGTTCATCGTCCCACCGACCTCCGACATCGGGGACGGCCGCCCGAGGTTCGATCGCAACCTCGGGCGGCGCCGCGAGCGCGACCATCACACGTGCGAGACGGACCTCGGCGCGAGGTGCGCGAAGCGGCGGAATCCGTGGATGCGGGCCCGCAGACCGCGCTCCCGGGTGGAGGTGGCCTGCGCGACGTCCTCGCGGGCCCGACGGCGCAGCTCGAGGTCGCGCAGCAGCCGCTCCTCGGCGGCCTGGCGGAGGTGGGGGAACATGTCCTCGCTGGCGTACATGGTGTGTCTCCTCAGGTGATCTGACCCGAGTGAGACTCGTCGCTAAGGCACCGCGCTCTCATCGGGCGGATGCCTTATTTCCCACAGCGGCCCCCGCCGGCATCTGAGGCCCCCCCGCCGATGTCGCAGGTCGATGCGACGATCCGTCGACGGACGAGAGGCGGGAGAGCGGGATGCGGGGTGAGGCGACCGTGCTGCACGCCGATCTCGACGCGTTCTACGCGTCCGTCGAGCAGCGCGACGCGCCCGCCCTGCGCGGGCGGCCCGTCATCGTGGGCGGTGGCGTCGTGCTCGCGGCGAGCTACGAGGCGAAGGCGCGAGGCGTGCGCACCGCGATGGGCGGGCGGCAGGCCCGCGACCTGTGCCCGGATGCCGTCGTCGTGCCGCCGCGGATGGAGGCGTACTCGGCCGCGAGCAAGGAGGTGTTCGCGATCTTCCGCGACACGACTCCGCTCGTCGAGGGCCTCTCGATCGACGAGGCGTTCCTCGAGGTGGGCGGTCTGCGCCGCATCGCCGGCACGCCCGAGCAGATCGCCGTGGGCCTGCGGGAGCGGGTCCGACGCGAGGTGGGGCTCGCGATCTCGGTCGGCGTGGCGCGCACCAAGTTCCTCGCGAAGGTGGCGAGCGCGGTCAGCAAGCCGGACGGGCTGCTCGTCGTCCCGCCCGACCGGGAGCAGGAGTTCCTGCTGCCTCTGCCGGTCGAGCGGCTCTGGGGCGTCGGAGCCGTCACCGCCCAGAAGCTGCACGGGCTCGGCATCCACACCGTCGGCGAGCTGGCCGAGCTCGAGGCCTCGACGGCCGAGCGTCTCCTCGGCAAGGCGACCGGCGCGCATCTGCACGCCCTCGCGCGGCTGCGCGATCCCCGCCCCGTCGACACGACGCGGCGACGGGGGTCGATCGGCTCGCAGCGCGCGCTCGGCACACGGCCGCGCTCGCCCGAGGAGCTCGACGTCATCCTGACGCAGATCGTGGATCGGCTCGCACGGCGCCTGCGCGACGGCGATCGCGTCTGCCGCACCGTGGTGCTGCGGCTGCGCTTCGGCGACTACGCGAAGGCCACCCGATCCCGCAGCGTCCGGTTCCCGACCGACCGGACCGCGGTCCTCCTCACCGTCGCCCGCGCGCTGCTCGCCGCCGCCCAGCCCGAGATCGCGGAGCGAGGCATCACCCTCATCGGCATCTCGCTGTCGCAGCTCGGCCGCGTCGACAGCATCCAGCCCGAACTGCCCATCGACTGGGACGACGGCCTGCGTCTCGACACCGTCCTCGACGCGGTCCGCGACCGCTTCGGCGCCGCCTCCGTCGCGCGAGCCACCCAGCTCGGCCGCGATCCCGGGTGGTCGACTCCCCTGCTGCCGGAGCACGAGTGACGGCCGTCCGCGGCGCAGGGATCGGCTCGTCGCACCTGGGGAGCCGCACACCCCGCCGCGGACGTAGCCTGGCCATGACCACGACGACGAGGAGGCGCATGTCCGCGCACGACGACTGGAACCAGAGCATCATCGACACGTTCCGCGCGAACGGCGGTGAGGTGCCGCAGTTCGGACGGCACCTCGTGCTCGTGCATCACACCGGCGCTCGCACCGGGGCCCAGCGGGTGAGTCCAGTCATGGGCTTCCCGACCGACGACGGCGGGTGGCTGATCGTCGCGTCGAAGGGCGGATCGCCGCAGAACCCCGCGTGGTATCACAACCTCCGCGCGCACCCGAAGACGGTCGTCGAGACTCCCGACGACGGCACAGTCGACGTCATCGTGAGCGAGCTCGACCGCGACGAACGCGCGGTCGCGTGGAGCCGCATCACCGCCCAGGCGCCGGGTTTCGGCGACTATGAGCGTCGAACGGCGCGCACCATTCCGGTTCTGAAGCTCTCGCGGAGCTAGAGGTCGCGGCGATGCGGAGCTGCCGGATCTTCCGGCAGCCCCGCGTCGTGGCCGACCGTTCAGGCCGGGATCGTGTGCTCCCGCACCAGGTCGGCGTACCAGAGGCCCGAGTCCTTCACCGTGCGCTCGAGCGTGTCGAAGTCGACGCGGACGATGCCGAACCGCTTCGCGTAGCCGTAGCCCCATTCGAAGTTGTCCAGCAGCGACCACACGAAGTACCCCCGCAGGTCGACGCCGCGCTCCATGGCGCGGTGCGCCGCCGTGAAGTGCCGGCGCAGGTAGTCGAGGCGGTCGGCGTCAGGTACCGATCCGTCCTCGGCGACCTCGTCGGCGAACGCGGCGCCGTTCTCGGTGATCATGAGAGCCTGCTCGGGGAACTGCTCCGACAGCGACACGAGCAGCTCCTCGAGTCCCTCGGGTGCGATGTTCCAGCCCATCTCGGTGTATGGCCCGGCCTGCTCCACGAACTCGACGAGCTGGTCGCTGCCTGGCCACGCGGTGCCGCCGGCGGCGCCCTTGTGGCCGTCGTTCATCTGCTTCGGCGAGACGCCGTCCCACAGCTGCACGGTCGCCGTCGAGTAGTAGTTGACCCCCAGCACGTCGATCGGCTGGTGGATGGCGGCGAGGTCGCCCTCCTGCACGAACGACCAGTCGGTGACGGATGCCGTGTCCTCGAGGAGATCCGCCGGGTACCCGCCGCGCAGCATCGGCCCCGTGAACGCGCGGTTCGCGAGCGCGTCGATGCGGCGGATCGCCTCAGCCGCGCCGTCACCCACCCCGCGCAGCACGTGGAAGTTGAGCGTTACGGAGTACTGCGGCGTGCCGGTGGACGTCGCCCGCAGAGCCGAGAGGGCCCGGCCGTGCGCGAGGTTGAGGTGGTGCACGGCGGCGAGCGCGGCCGCCGGCTCGTGACGGCCCGGGGCGTGGCCGCCCTGGCCGTAGCCGAGATAGGCCGAGCACCAGGGCTCGTTGAGCGTCGTCCACGTGTGGACGCGGTCGCCGAGGGCCGCGCCCATGATCTCGGCGTAACGCTCGAACGCATCCGCCGTCGCGCGCACCGGCCAGCCGCCGGCGTCCTCGAGCGGCTGCGGGAGGTCCCAGT
This genomic interval carries:
- the dinB gene encoding DNA polymerase IV — translated: MRGEATVLHADLDAFYASVEQRDAPALRGRPVIVGGGVVLAASYEAKARGVRTAMGGRQARDLCPDAVVVPPRMEAYSAASKEVFAIFRDTTPLVEGLSIDEAFLEVGGLRRIAGTPEQIAVGLRERVRREVGLAISVGVARTKFLAKVASAVSKPDGLLVVPPDREQEFLLPLPVERLWGVGAVTAQKLHGLGIHTVGELAELEASTAERLLGKATGAHLHALARLRDPRPVDTTRRRGSIGSQRALGTRPRSPEELDVILTQIVDRLARRLRDGDRVCRTVVLRLRFGDYAKATRSRSVRFPTDRTAVLLTVARALLAAAQPEIAERGITLIGISLSQLGRVDSIQPELPIDWDDGLRLDTVLDAVRDRFGAASVARATQLGRDPGWSTPLLPEHE
- a CDS encoding AAA family ATPase, translating into MRATVSPSLVGREDDLEGLRDAYADSIAGSTRAVLVGGEAGIGKTRLVGEFVRSLPAEAIVLRGQSVDFDRDAPPYAPILSALRSLAQEVGEEALFDASGPARDALALLLPELSRTVPTGESPVRGGADRLYDAVAEVLENVAALRPVVLVIEDLHWVDPQTLGMLRFLIRVIEDARLLIVLTFRSDELKRGSGLRALLPEFDRNRRVVRLELTRLDRRQVRELATAILQHEPDEDELAQVYERTEGVPFFVEELVCCSGTLTIDGFPDTLRDILLARYDQLADSSQRMLRLLAAGGVRVEHELLVAVCDDTPEDIDLAASEAIAANVLVVDGTAYAFRHALVREAIHDQLLPGERVRFHTRYAQALMAQSGEATAISYHWMAAHNTREAFIASISAYQEARASFAFATAATMGERAIELWDQVPDASELAERTKVELLGETSYVLRNAGESERAIALIDEAISLCDPSDAPEYALLLRNKASYLANIGLTGSIDLLRQALTGLEGQPRSVLRANVLGELAARLMLIARFDEAIAMADGAFAEATAVDNRPRMSVATNIRGFCRLAGGDIDAGLADLALAGELAVGNDSARLRYWVNQSDALNLLGRYEEAVRTAEEGAERARLRGVERTSGAILLSNVISPLFALGQTERANEMLDRALELDAPIGFSAPLRRLKVQAALWSGDRPLAERLLRGWHASLRQQGKPDVQAALGLALISGELALARGETREAWNEVRVLVDPERRPFPAYDLPLIAVAARVLAAARATGMTLSAADDAPRSADDLERDLRAVLAVASVWPTASAYSAIVDAELSGPRGTGTDPALWQAAVDATRDRVAPARLAPYAAFRLAEAFANAGDRAGARAAAQTAREWAEQIGMGLIVDSVTELERRVGAVGGEHRDAPGDAASLDALLTERERQVLDLVARGLSNGQIAEQLFISTKTASVHVSNILRKTGATTRTEAAYLSTNAR
- a CDS encoding nitroreductase/quinone reductase family protein: MSAHDDWNQSIIDTFRANGGEVPQFGRHLVLVHHTGARTGAQRVSPVMGFPTDDGGWLIVASKGGSPQNPAWYHNLRAHPKTVVETPDDGTVDVIVSELDRDERAVAWSRITAQAPGFGDYERRTARTIPVLKLSRS
- a CDS encoding family 1 glycosylhydrolase, yielding MTSDRTQGDPDYRDSGLVFPPGFTFGSATASYQVEGAFDEDGRGPSIWDTFSKTPGKVWNGDTGDVACDHYHRVDADLDLMQELGLDAYRFSIAWPRIQPTGTGAANQKGIDFYSRLVDGLLERGIKPVATLYHWDLPQPLEDAGGWPVRATADAFERYAEIMGAALGDRVHTWTTLNEPWCSAYLGYGQGGHAPGRHEPAAALAAVHHLNLAHGRALSALRATSTGTPQYSVTLNFHVLRGVGDGAAEAIRRIDALANRAFTGPMLRGGYPADLLEDTASVTDWSFVQEGDLAAIHQPIDVLGVNYYSTATVQLWDGVSPKQMNDGHKGAAGGTAWPGSDQLVEFVEQAGPYTEMGWNIAPEGLEELLVSLSEQFPEQALMITENGAAFADEVAEDGSVPDADRLDYLRRHFTAAHRAMERGVDLRGYFVWSLLDNFEWGYGYAKRFGIVRVDFDTLERTVKDSGLWYADLVREHTIPA